The Candidatus Tanganyikabacteria bacterium nucleotide sequence TTCGCAGGCGGCAAGCGCTTGCTCGAAGCGGTGGTCGGCGCGGTCGAACTCGCCGTGCCGCCGGGCGACCTCGCCGTCGGCCAGGAGCAGGTCGGGCCGCCGCGCTTCGTCTCCGAGAGCGGCGATGGCGCGCGCCAGCGCATCCAGGCGCCCCTCCGCCAGCCAGGCATCCGCGACCTCGGCCAGTCGCGCGGCGGCCGTACCGGCGTGGCCCGCCTCGACCCAGGTGGCGATCGCGGTCAGCGCCTGCCCCCGGCTCCAGGCGACGCCGGCGATGCGGCCGGCGAGATGGGCGCGATCCGCCCGCGAGACCTCGACCGCGAAGTTGCGCCGCAGGACGTCCCTCAAGGGCCGCGGCACCTCGTACGTCCCCTCGCCGGCCGCCAGGACCAGGCGGCGCCTGCCCAGGCGTTCGAGGCGGTCGCGATCCAGGCGTTCCTCCAGGGCCTCCTCGCAGAGGCCCGGGTCGAAGGCCTCCACCTGGGCGGCCTTGGCCAGGAAGGAACGATCGGCGGCCTCCACCCCGCGCAGCAGTTGCTCGGCCAGATAGGAATCGACGGATCCTGTCGGCAAGGCCACGGCGGCGGGCCACCCGCCCGATCGGTCCAGCAGGGCGGAGAGGTCCGCCGGCGCCGCCGCGGGAGAGAGCCGCGCGAGGTCTGCCTGATCGAACGCCAGATCGGCTTCGCCGAGCACGGCGATCTCGCGACGCGCCTGGCGCCCGGCCAGATCGATGTCCGGCACCTCCCGTGTCAGGAGCACGGCGCGCAGTTCGGGAGGCAGGTACTTCAAGAGGCGGGCGACCACCGCATCCAGGGAAGCGGTCGCCGCGAGGTGGTAGTCGTCCAGGACCAGCACCGCCGGGGTCGCTCCGGGGGCGGCGAGGCCGTCGGCCTGCTCGTCCAGGTCGGCCAGCAGGGCCGTCGTCGCGGCCTGCGCCCCCTCGCGATCGCGCGCTCGTTCGAGCAACCCCGTCGCCTCGGTGCGGAAGTCGGGCCAGGCGGCCTCCACGGCCCGGATGAGGTAGGCCAGGAAGGAGTCGAGGTCCGCGTCTTCGGCATCGAGGGTCAGCCAGACGACCCGGGCCGGCCCCCCGGGCCCGCGGCACCAGGCCGCCAGCAGGGCCGTCTTGCCGTACCCGGGCCCGGCGACGACGGCGACGTGTCGCCCTTCCTGGACGGCGGCCGACAACCGCGCCTGCAAGCGCTCGCGTGGGATGATTCCTTCCCACGGGGCAGGCACGGCAAGCTTTCGCCGCAACAGGGCCGCCCGCATTGGCAAATTCTAGCACGGCGGCGGCATTCGCCCGCCCGGTTATGGGCCCGTTATCGCGTCGCGGTATAGGGTTAGCTGAAGGGAGCGACACGATGGCGATCGAAACCTGGCCCCGGGCGGCACTGGCGCTCGCGGCGGCGGGGTGCCTGGCGGGACCCGGCTGTCAGGCCGGCGCGGGCGCCGCCCTGGGGACCGCGGATCGGCTCCTGGGCGGTACGCCTGCCACCGTGCTGCAGCCGCCTTCGAAGGTCGTCCACGACGGCGGCATCGTCTTCGTCGCCCAGCGCGCCCTGCTCAAGGATCGCACGGACGGCTTCGCCCTGGTGGGCGGGCCCGGGGCCGGCTACCGGGTCCAGGCCATCTACCAGAATCTGCTCGCCGTAAGCGAATCCGCGAAGCCCGAGGGCACCTTCGGCTACTTCCTGGCCGAGAGCACCGCCTCGTTCCGCATTGTCGAGACGCGCACGCGCAACCGCGCCACGGCGAGCGGATCCTTCGACGTGCCCGACGCGGACATCGTCAGCCACGTGCGGGCGACCGTCGAGAGTACGCTCTCGGTGCCGGCCGAGGCGCCGCCCGGCGCCCAGGCGCACCTGCTCGGGATGGAACTGGTCAAGGCGCCCTTCCCGCTGCGCGGGACCGTCGCGACGCAACGCGTCTACGTGCCGGGCAGCGGGGGAGGCCGCGATCGCGAGTTGCGCCAGGTGCAGACCAGCCGCGATCTGCGGTTCGAGTTGCCCGAAGTGCCGGGAGTTCACGGCCAGCCCTTCGTGCTCAAGAAGCTGATGTACAACTACATGCCGGTCCCGGGCGCGGACGATCTGCCGCTCGTCGAGGACGAGCAGCAGGTCTGGCCCGACGGGATGGTCCTGCAGCAGGTCCTGACGCGCGATGCCGACCTCAGGGGGTTCTCGTTGAAGGGCACGATGATCCTGCCCGAGTCGGGCAACCGGCAGCCGATCAACTTCGACCGGCGCGTAAACCTGGCGACCGACGCCGCGACGACGACCATTCGCAACCTCGACGGCATCGTGGTCGAGTTCCGCTACGGCAAGGGCAAAGTCTTCGCCGCGGGCGAGATCCGCGAGGCCCGCGGCCGGCTCCTCGCCCGGTTGCAGCCCGCGGGAGGCGATCGGGTCAAGCTGACGTTCGAGGACGGCAAGTCCGAGACGATCGAGATCAAGTAGGCGACCGCGAGGCGTGCGCCGACACCAGCGAACGAAGCGCCGGCACGGAGGCCGGCGCCACTCGATCTTGGGTGGGGCCGGCGTCTCCGCCGGCCCGGGAGTTCCTGATGAGGCGCCCGAGGGGACCGACATGCGGCGTGGTACCATCGGCCTGTCATGCCTTTCACGTTCGAGCCGACCGAGTTGCCCGGCGTCGTCATGGTCCGGCCGCGGGTCTTCGGCGACAGCCGCGGCCACTTCTTCGAGTCGTTCCGGCAATCGCACTTCCTAGCGGGGAGCATCCCCGGAGAGTTCGTGCAGGACAACCAGTCACGCTCGGTGCGCGGCACCGTGCGCGGCCTGCACTTCCAGCGCGGCGAGCACGCGCAGGGCAAGCTCGTTCGCTGCCTGGTCGGCGAGATCTGCGACGTGGCGGTGGACATCCGGCCCGGCTCGGCGACCTTCGGCCAGTGGGTGGCACGCGCGCTGTCCGGCGAGGACCACGCGATGCTCTACGTCCCGCCGGGCTTTGCGCACGGGTTCCAGGTCGTCACCGCCGAGGCGGAGGTCCTGTACAAGTGCACGACCGAGTACGCTCCGGATCACGAGGGCGGCATCATGTGGAACGATCCGGATCTCGCCATCGCATGGCCGGTCGCCGACGCCCTCGTCTCCGAGAAGGACGCCCGCAATCCGAGCTGGGCGCAGTTTTGCGGCCTAGTGCGAGACGATCTGCGCGTTTAGCGCCCAGCCGACCCTGGTCGGCGCGTCCAGGGTTTCGACCTGGCTGAACGCGTCGCCCGCCTGCAGGACGCGGACTCGCGTCGGCCTGAGGAGCGGCCGGATCTTGCCCGAGGTGACCAGGCCCAGGACGGCCTTGCCGCGGGCCGCCGCGCCGAGTTCCCCGAAGTTCGGGGGAAACAGCGTCCCTGCGGCCGGATCCTCGGCGAGCAGGATCGGCGGCATCCCGGATCCCGGCAGGAGCCAGGTGCCGGGCCCCGGCGGGCGCGAGGTCGGCCGGGCGCGCTCCATGACGGCGGCGCGAATCTCCTGCGGAGTAGCGCCTGCGCTGGCGAGCGACTCTCCCAGCATGGCCTCGGAGCTCTTGACGCCAGGCTGGCCCAGCAGCGCGATCGCCCCTGCAGGATCGCTACCGCCGCCCAGCAGGGGTGCCACGTCGCGGAACTGGTAGGCGATGTAGCCGATGCCGGCCAGCGACGCCAGGAGCCACATCTGGAAGCCCCACACGAGCACCGTCGCGATCCTTCCGCGGGCCCGCCACAGGATCGGCTTCCGGCAGTGCCCGCAGCGCCGCGCCCGGGCCGGGTTCCCCTTCCCGCACAGGGGGCACTTGAGCTTCTTGCCGGCCGCCGCCGCCTTGCGCGACCGGTCCGTGAGGTACCGGGCCCGGCACCGACCCGAGCAGAAGGTCCAGGGCCCGAACGAGACCGTGGCGCCGGACTTGGCGCACTGCTTGCAGGCGCCCGCCGCCGGCCCGGCGCGGGGCCTGGGGCCGGCCTTACCGGCGGTGCGGGTCCTGACGGGCGGCACGAGGTGATCGTACCCAGGCAAGGATCCTCCGGCCCGGTCGATAACTTGGAGAGCCTATGAACATCGGCGAGGTCAGGAGGGGTTACCGGAGCGGAGCGTCCGGGACTCCCGATGCTGCGTCCACCGGCGAGGTGCGCCCGGGGAAGATCGCCCGAGACACCTACGCCAGCGCCGTCCCCCGGCCCGCCCCGAGCCTCTGGGAGCGCGTCAAGGGCTGGGCGAGCGGCGCGGCGACGTGGCTGCACAACGTCTTCGACCACGAGGACCGCTGGACGAATCCTGCTGCCAGGCCGCCGGCCACGCCGGGGAAACTGTCCGTGCTCAGCTACAACATCCTGCTCGGGGGCAAGTACCTGGAGCAGGTCGAGCACGAGTTGCGGGATCTGGATGCCGACGTCGTCGCCTTGCAGGAAGCCAACCTGGCGTCCGTGCGGCACCTGGCCGAAAAGCTCGGCTATCACTACGCCTTCGCCTCCACGGCCGGCCACGTCGCCGGCAAGGCCATCCTGTCGCGCTACCCGATCGAGAGCTTCGCGGATCGGCCGATTCATGAAGTTCCGCTCTGGAAGCGAATCGGGGCTTACTGGCAGGTCTCGGCCTCGCAAGGCGACTGGGAGAAGGTCGAACCGCTCTACCAGCGGAGCGCGCTGCGCGCCACGCTCTCGGTCGGCGGTCGCAAGGTCGACGTGCTGGACACGCACCTGGCTCTCGGGCATGCGGGCTCCAACGCCGCGCAGTTGCGCGTCTTGACCGACCTGGCCAAGCAATCCGTGTCAAAGGGACACTCTGTCGTCGTGGCCGGCGACTTCAACACCAACTTCGCCCTCGCGGGGAAGGGAGAGGCCGATCCCGCCGGGCGCTTCGCCACGCCCACCGACACGGTCCAGGAGTTTCTGGACCGCTATCCGCGATCGGTCGTGGGCAACATCGCCACCCCCGAGGACAAGGCGGCGGTGGACGCCCTGCTCGGCGTGCTGGACAACTCCTGGGACGCGGCCGCCGAGCGGCGGATCCGGCGTGGAGACGATGCCAGCGACCCCGCCGCGGCCCTGGCCGCCCTGGGCGCCGGCCAGGCCGCTCCGGGATCGGCGGCGTTCGACCGCCTCATGAACGCCGCGGACGGCGTGTCGCATCAGGGAGCCAACAAGCGGTTCGACAACGTCCTGGTCTCGCCCGACATCCAGGTCGAGCGGGCGTCGATCGACCACGGGGCGACTGGCTCGGACCATTCTCCGGTCCTGGCCGTGCTGTCCTGGCGTTGAACCTGCTTTAATCAGGTATGCAAGCGATCGCCCGCGCGCTCCGCTCCGCCTTGGTCGGCCTGGTCCTCGCCCTGGGCCTGGAGGCCCCGGCTTTAGCCCGCGCCGTGGTCTTCCAGCCGGCGAGCCTCGTCGCCTGGGAGATCCGCCCGCCGAGCGCCGGGAGCGAGAAAGTGCCCGATTACCTGGTAGGCACCGCGCATTTCCCGTTGGCGAAGACCGCGACCCTGTCGGCCGAGTTCGCGGCGGTGCTGGCGAAGTGCGACAAGTTCTACATGGAGGCCGATCTCGACAGCGTCACGCCCGAGGTCGTCGGCCAGTACATCATCCTGCCGCAGGGCGAAAGCCTGCAGAAGCTCCTGCCGCCCAAAGCCTGGAAGAAGCTCGTGGCCGCGGCCAAGCCGCTGGGTCTGGCGGCCGAGACGTTGCAGGTTCTCGAGCCCTGGTACCTCAGCATGGTGCTCACGCTGCCCGAGATGGACGCCAAGCGGATGCTCGACAGCGTCCTGCGCGAGGCCGCCCAGGGCCAGCGCGTCGATGTCGGCTTCCTCGAGACGGCCCACGACGTGCTCTCGGCGATGGACGGGGTCCCCCGCAAGG carries:
- a CDS encoding AAA family ATPase, which codes for MRAALLRRKLAVPAPWEGIIPRERLQARLSAAVQEGRHVAVVAGPGYGKTALLAAWCRGPGGPARVVWLTLDAEDADLDSFLAYLIRAVEAAWPDFRTEATGLLERARDREGAQAATTALLADLDEQADGLAAPGATPAVLVLDDYHLAATASLDAVVARLLKYLPPELRAVLLTREVPDIDLAGRQARREIAVLGEADLAFDQADLARLSPAAAPADLSALLDRSGGWPAAVALPTGSVDSYLAEQLLRGVEAADRSFLAKAAQVEAFDPGLCEEALEERLDRDRLERLGRRRLVLAAGEGTYEVPRPLRDVLRRNFAVEVSRADRAHLAGRIAGVAWSRGQALTAIATWVEAGHAGTAAARLAEVADAWLAEGRLDALARAIAALGDEARRPDLLLADGEVARRHGEFDRADHRFEQALAACE
- the rfbC gene encoding dTDP-4-dehydrorhamnose 3,5-epimerase gives rise to the protein MPFTFEPTELPGVVMVRPRVFGDSRGHFFESFRQSHFLAGSIPGEFVQDNQSRSVRGTVRGLHFQRGEHAQGKLVRCLVGEICDVAVDIRPGSATFGQWVARALSGEDHAMLYVPPGFAHGFQVVTAEAEVLYKCTTEYAPDHEGGIMWNDPDLAIAWPVADALVSEKDARNPSWAQFCGLVRDDLRV
- a CDS encoding endonuclease/exonuclease/phosphatase family protein; amino-acid sequence: MNIGEVRRGYRSGASGTPDAASTGEVRPGKIARDTYASAVPRPAPSLWERVKGWASGAATWLHNVFDHEDRWTNPAARPPATPGKLSVLSYNILLGGKYLEQVEHELRDLDADVVALQEANLASVRHLAEKLGYHYAFASTAGHVAGKAILSRYPIESFADRPIHEVPLWKRIGAYWQVSASQGDWEKVEPLYQRSALRATLSVGGRKVDVLDTHLALGHAGSNAAQLRVLTDLAKQSVSKGHSVVVAGDFNTNFALAGKGEADPAGRFATPTDTVQEFLDRYPRSVVGNIATPEDKAAVDALLGVLDNSWDAAAERRIRRGDDASDPAAALAALGAGQAAPGSAAFDRLMNAADGVSHQGANKRFDNVLVSPDIQVERASIDHGATGSDHSPVLAVLSWR
- a CDS encoding TraB/GumN family protein — translated: MQAIARALRSALVGLVLALGLEAPALARAVVFQPASLVAWEIRPPSAGSEKVPDYLVGTAHFPLAKTATLSAEFAAVLAKCDKFYMEADLDSVTPEVVGQYIILPQGESLQKLLPPKAWKKLVAAAKPLGLAAETLQVLEPWYLSMVLTLPEMDAKRMLDSVLREAAQGQRVDVGFLETAHDVLSAMDGVPRKEGVAMLIETLDDLQGQKKQVDDIARAYHAGDLARIQTILFGDGRAGKYPQYYDMLLFNRNRLWLPKIEAAVEDHDAMVAVGLGHLLGKDGLIAALERKGYTVRKVKL